The Phalacrocorax carbo chromosome 28, bPhaCar2.1, whole genome shotgun sequence genome segment AAACCCTCAGCAAGGTTTCCGTGCAACATGCAACCCTCCCCAGAAGCAAGAGAGGGCTGGCACTGCCAGCAAGGAGAGTCTGGAGAGATGTCAGGATCTCCCCAGCAGTGCATGCCAAGGGAAGGATTCAATGCCCTGCACTGCATTTCCTGGGGCAGAAGAGGAGCTGAACGTCCCCGAGAGGAATgacagcccagcctggggcacCAGCTCCCCTTGTCTGACACCCCAGCCAGGGCCTCACTGCAAACGCTGGACAAAACTCCTTCCCCAGCTAGACTGGGGAAGTCTCCACCAGAGGCGGTCAACTCTCTAACCACAGAGGCACAGGCCAAACTCCTCATTTCAGAGGATGACGAGAGCTTGGAAGGTGCACTGCGTTAACCTGGTGAGGCCAGCAAAAgtccatccaaacagaaatgctgtcaGGGCTCAGTGagagccagctgctccctgcaggatGGGAGCCAGGAGGTGAGCATGATCACAAGgccaggagggcagcagccTCACCAGCAATGGCCCCACTGCACGGCTCCTGAACAAGGAACACCCAGAGGCAGTAGACGGGAGCAGCCCAGAGTCCAGCTCAACCATCAAGTTCATGGTGAAGAAGCAGGACTGACATCAAGCAGGGCAGTCATCCCACAGGTCAGCAGCACATCCAGTGATCACAACCTGCGTCAACAGGGCCCACTGATTGCTGACCAGAACCATAATGACCAGACAGGTTCAAGGAGAGCCTGGGAAATCAGTGGGCAGCTTGAGGTCTGCATCAAGGGGGCTCGCGGTCAGGCATAAGCAGAGCCACAAAAGAACAGGAGGCTTACACTCCTGCCACCAAGCCAAAGAACAGCCTGAGGGCTCAGGACAGAGCTTAAGTAGAGCCCTGGGtcaaagggaagagggagagagccCAGGTGAGGCGCATCAGGGCCGTTGGGCCTGTTGTTACTGCAGTCAGGGCAGTGATGTgcaagaggaaagaggaaatctCCCGCACACCTGGGACACAGGGCACCAGTGCCATCCGTCTCAACAGTGTTGGGAAGGACTTGTTCCTTCAAGAAAGGATGCTTGCATTATTTCTGCAAGTgcaaaatctgccttttcttctaAGGCTCCTTTCAATCGCATCCTGGACCCAGAAAACCCACAGGTAGAGTCTCCGACCAGACCTTGATCCTCCCACGGTCAGCGCCTAGGGTGAGGGTCTGCCCAAAGGCTCCAGTGCTCTGCCGCACCCTGCGCTCTCTCACCATGTGCTGCAGatgctgccttccctccctggTGTGATCCTATCCCCCCACCATGCTTCTGCTCTCAGCCCAGCATGGCTCATGCGTGGTGATGGAGAGTGCTTTCCCTGGGGGCCTGCCTGCACAGCAGGGCACAGGGGGTTTGCTGACAGCAGCTGTCTTTCAGGGAAGACAGGGCTTTAGCTGTGGGGAAGGGCACTGGAAGTGTTCCCTCAGCGGATGGGAGAACACGGGAGGTGGCCCTCCCCCTACCTGAAGCAGGACTGGGGAGGCATGGAGCAAAACATCACCTGTGGAGGACTAGAGCACCAGGGAGGAAGGCATCGGCAGCTTGTCCTCTCCTACATCCCCTGTGGCAGGAgcaaccaccacccccccgtGCAGTTTTCCACACCAACTGCATGCCAGCATCACAAACGAGCAAGGTTCCTTTGCTCCCTGACGCTGGTGGTCTTGCAGTTGAAGGCAGAGAGGCAAGAGGACACAAGGGCTGCATCCTGGAGGgattctctctttccttccttccttccttccttctcctggtGGGCAAGGGACTTGCTCGATGCCCTCACTTCCGTGTCATGGGCAACAAGTCATGCAAACTCCCAAGCAGTGACTGTGCAGCTCTGCTAACAGTGTTGACTACTTCAGAAAGGGGCCTGAGGGCCACGCAGAGATGGTCTGGGCACAGAAGTGGAGGGATACCACTATCTGAGCATCTCTCACAGACCACAGGCATCTTGAGCCATGCAAGGCATcgtggggttttgttttagaGACACAACAAGTGTGGTGTTTAGGACGAAGGCATGTGGGTGACGTTGGGAAGGCTATATCCCATGGGAAGTACCGTCCACTCCAGGAGGTCACGTCAGTGGGAATCCCCTCCTCCCAATCCCGCAAGAAAGATGTGAGCCCACCACATCCCTTTGGACAGGCCTTTGCCTTGTAGAGCATCCCATTTCCCCTGGAACGCTTGGCTGAGCATCCCACGAGGGAAGGAACACGAGGAGACGTCAAGCTACAATGCAGCATAAACTTTAATGGTTAGTCTAAAGAGTGAAACAAAGCAGCGCGTGCTGGAAGGGACCCGGTCCGGGCTGCTACAGGTGCAGCTGACGGTCAGGCAACCCTTCACAGCAACGGGACACGCGtcttcctcccacacacacGGGCAGGGGGTGATGAGCTGGGCCCCTCTCAGCTTGCTTCAGGATGAACCCATGGCACAGGACAGCAGGAGGCAACAGGGACTCATGATGCggagaagaaagcaggaggagaagacGACATCAGTTGGCCATGtttccaggcagcacagcaaggccCCTTGCTTCCACCCCTCCTTTGCAGGAGGGCACGAGGGTGCTCAGCCCCTCTGGaaaccctggccagcagctccgTCCTCAGTGCGGCACCTGGCTTTGGGCTTCCCGGTCGATGCACTCACCGGACGTCCGGCCCGCCTTTAGCAGGGCAGGCACCTTCTGCCGTAGTAGCGGCCACCAAGGCCGGAGAAGTTAAAGCCcccggaggagatgggcactccCTCAGCGCTCAGGATGCTGCCAACGGCAGCGGAGGTGGTGGATCCCACAACGGTGttctgggggaaggagctgaggatgggtccgggcagggtcaccaccacgggAGACGGTTCGATCACCACCCGGgagtcctggcactgcctgacacagggctcgttgcagctgttGGCAAGCGGGGTTGGCCCACAGGGACGGCACAGATCGTAGCAGGACATGGCCGTGGGACGGAGGTGCACCTGGGAGAGGGGCATGGAAAGCACAGTCAGCGTGTGAGGTGCAGCCTGACCGGGTGCTCGGCAAGAGAAAAGGCACgctctggggagcagggacagcgctgggaaaggaggcagaaagatTGAAGAGCAGCAGTCCTGAAGGGGGCCCTGCAAAGAAAGCCCAAGGCTTTCTCCCACCTGCCATGGTGGTAGCATGGAGCCTAGAGTTGGGAACAGCACAAAGAAGCAAGGCTCTGGGCAAAAGTGACACCAAAGTCAGAAAACAATCTGCGGTACGAGAGAGAGGAGAGTGAGGCAAAGGTGGTTGCAGCTCACCTTgttcagcaaggaggagaaggcaagAGAAGACGATGAGGATTCCGACAGCTGGACTGGCTTTTATACTGGTCCAGACCGCCCCGGGCCCACAGGCACCCTCTGCGCATGTCACGTCTTTAACAACAAGCTTGTCTTGTATGCAAAGCATCACAATTAAAGAAATGGAGACACTGCTTATGTTCCCTGCAAcgctgccttttcatttccctgttcATGGCACACCCGTCGAGCCACACAAGCTCCTTTCAAGTGGCAGTATTAGAGGCCAACGTATTTCCGGGGAAGTGACACAGAAgtgaaggaaaaggtgaagTCAAACAGAAGGAGAGGGCTAACGTTGTCAGGCTCCGGCAGCCTCTCAGCCTCCCGGGGCTTGTTTTGAGGTTTTGTCCTAACATTTGGGGCCTCATTTCCTTCCAAACCTATCATTAAACGCCAGGCTTCCAACAAGCTGCCCGAGTGAGGACCAGCCCCGTCCCCAGCTTTCCCTAGCAACCAGCTCAGGCTGTGTAAGGCACCAGTTTTCCAAGCATGtcagctctgccccaggcttTAGCCCTGGTGTGATACCCAGCGTTCCTCTCAGGAGAAAGCAGCCTAGCTGCTCCCCCTCTCACCTCCATCGGCGGCATCAGGAGGTCCCCAGTCACCAGCACAGGCATGTTTCAGAAAGAAGGACATGGCCCTTCCACAGGCAAGCGTTGCTGCCTCACTCCTGATAAACTGGGCTGTCCTCCACAAACAAAAGCCCGTGCTGGGCACCAAATACcactgctttcctcctccccatggtCCTTGCCTCAGCTTCTGCTTTGGCTCAACACACACGGTTCCAAACCCTCAGCAAGGTTTCCGTGCAACATGCAACCCTCCCCAGAAGCAAGAGAGGGCTGGCACTGCCAGCAAGGAGAGTCTGGAGAGATGTCAGGATCTCCCCAGCAGTGCATGCCAAGGGAAGGATTCAATGCCCTGCACTGCATTTCCTGGGGCAGAAGAGGAGCTGAACGTCCCCGAGAGGAATgacagcccagcctggggcacCAGCTCCCCTTGTCTGACACCCCAGCCAGGGCCTCACTGCAAACGCTGGACAAAACTCCTTCCCCAGCTAGACTGGGGAAGTCTCCACCAGAGGCGGTCAACTCTCTAACCACAGAGGCACAGGCCAAACTCCTCATTTCAGAGGATGACGAGAGCTTGGAAGGTGCACTGCGTTAACCTGGTGAGGCCAGCAAAAgtccatccaaacagaaatgctgtcaGGGCTCAGTGagagccagctgctccctgcaggatGGGAGCCAGGAGGTGAGCATGATCACAAGgccaggagggcagcagccTCACCAGCAATGGCCCCACTGCACGGCTCCTGAACAAGGAACACCCAGAGGCAGTAGACGGGAGCAGCCCAGAGTCCAGCTCAACCATCAAGTTCATGGTGAAGAAGCAGGACTGACATCAAGCAGGGCAGTCATCCCACAGGTCAGCAGCACATCCAGTGATCACAACCTGCGTCAACAGGGCCCACTGATTGCTGACCAGAACCATAATGACCAGACAGGTTCAAGGAGAGCCTGGGAAATCAGTGGGCAGCTTGAGGTCTGCATCAAGGGGGCTCGCGGTCAGGCATAAGCAGAGCCACAAAAGAACAGGAGGCTTACACTCCTGCCACCAAGCCAAAGAACAGCCTGAGGGCTCAGGACAGAGCTTAAGTAGAGCCCTGGGtcaaagggaagagggagagagccCAGGTGAGGCGCATCAGGGCCGTTGGGCCTGTTGTTACTGCAGTCAGGGCAGTGATGTgcaagaggaaagaggaaatctCCCGCACACCTGGGACACAGGGCACCAGTGCCATCCGTCTCAACAGTGTTGGGAAGGACTTGTTCCTTCAAGAAAGGATGCTTGCATTATTTCTGCAAGTgcaaaatctgccttttcttctaAGGCTCCTTTCAATCGCATCCTGGACCCAGAAAACCCACAGGTAGAGTCTCCGACCAGACCTTGATCCTCCCACGGTCAGCGCCTAGGGTGAGGGTCTGCCCAAAGGCTCCAGTGCTCTGCCGCACCCTGCGCTCTCTCACCATGTGCTGCAGatgctgccttccctccctggTGTGATCCTATCCCCCCACCATGCTTCTGCTCTCAGCCCAGCATGGCTCATGCGTGGTGATGGAGAGTGCTTTCCCTGGGGGCCTGCCTGCACAGCAGGGCACAGGGGGTTTGCTGACAGCAGCTGTCTTTCAGGGAAGACAGGGCTTTAGCTGTGGGGAAGGGCACTGGAAGTGTTCCCTCAGCGGATGGGAGAACACGGGAGGTGGCCCTCCCCCTACCTGAAGCAGGACTGGGGAGGCATGGAGCAAAACATCACCTGTGGAGGACTAGAGCACCAGGGAGGAAGGCATCGGCAGCTTGTCCTCTCCTACATCCCCTGTGGCAGGAgcaaccaccacccccccgtGCAGTTTTCCACACCAACTGCATGCCAGCATCACAAACGAGCAAGGTTCCTTTGCTCCCTGACGCTGGTGGTCTTGCAGTTGAAGGCAGAGAGGCAAGAGGACACAAGGGCTGCATCCTGGAGGgattctctctttccttccttccttccttccttctcctggtGGGCAAGGGACTTGCTCGATGCCCTCACTTCCGTGTCATGGGCAACAAGTCATGCAAACTCCCAAGCAGTGACTGTGCAGCTCTGCTAACAGTGTTGACTACTTCAGAAAGGGGCCTGAGGGCCACGCAGAGATGGTCTGGGCACAGAAGTGGAGGGATACCACTATCTGAGCATCTCTCACAGACCACAGGCATCTTGAGCCATGCAAGGCATcgtggggttttgttttagaGACACAACAAGTGTGGTGTTTAGGACGAAGGCATGTGGGTGACGTTGGGAAGGCTATATCCCATGGGAAGTACCGTCCACTCCAGGAGGTCACGTCAGTGGGAATCCCCTCCTCCCAATCCCGCAAGAAAGATGTGAGCCCACCACATCCCTTTGGACAGGCCTTTGCCTTGTAGAGCATCCCATTTCCCCTGGAACGCTTGGCTGAGCATCCCACGAGGGAAGGAACACGAGGAGACGTCAAGCTACAATGCAGCATAAACTTTAATGGTTAGTCTAAAGAGTGAAACAAAGCAGCGCGTGCTGGAAGGGACCCGGTCCGGGCTG includes the following:
- the LOC135318042 gene encoding feather beta keratin encodes the protein MSCYDLCRPCGPTPLANSCNEPCVRQCQDSRVVIEPSPVVVTLPGPILSSFPQNTVVGSTTSAAVGSILSAEGVPISSGGFNFSGLGGRYYGRRCLPC